In Paeniglutamicibacter kerguelensis, one genomic interval encodes:
- a CDS encoding APC family permease: MQEPAQPIVSATSPTDKGLRSNAIGMVRIVAVGLAAVAPAYSLAVTLGFVADSVGVHAPAAFLVGFLPILFTAFAFRDLNRVMPDCGGVFVWISRVLGPVAGWFFGGWVPQIATFIATAALAQVATVYLLDSVGLEMLAANPAATIPLAIALIAVSAVVAIRGIELAAWVQYALIGLQIVAIGGFCVGAFLAIGRGTAPASAEPVSLDWFNPFATDPSGLVAGVILALFIYWGWDALIAVNEETTHRSRTPGRAAIVSTVILLVLYVSASVAALGFGGVDLLTSDEAIGDVLSVIGPLATGEFFGRIITLAIGMSALSALFTVAVASPRSWLSMATYRALPKSIGTVDPKSRTPRTATLWWAGLSILTIIVLSLISQDFVGLAILSIGLQVAVYYAATAVAAIIYFAPRMRDPKTLILAGVLPGLGALMMAIAFVVSAIDMARPEYADVSWLGIGAVFWIGIGALVLGLIVTLAVRPLCPEFFNRSTIPVGNANSTDFHVMDPTEEMSH; encoded by the coding sequence ATGCAAGAACCCGCCCAGCCGATCGTGTCGGCGACGTCCCCGACCGACAAAGGCCTCCGCAGCAATGCCATCGGGATGGTACGGATCGTGGCGGTCGGTCTTGCCGCAGTCGCGCCCGCCTACAGCCTCGCGGTGACGCTCGGATTCGTCGCTGATTCCGTGGGTGTTCACGCCCCGGCTGCATTCTTGGTCGGATTTCTTCCGATCCTGTTCACCGCGTTCGCCTTCCGTGACCTCAACCGCGTGATGCCCGATTGCGGCGGTGTGTTCGTCTGGATTTCCCGCGTGCTGGGCCCGGTCGCGGGATGGTTCTTCGGAGGCTGGGTTCCCCAGATTGCCACGTTCATCGCGACCGCAGCCCTGGCACAGGTGGCCACGGTGTACCTTCTGGACTCCGTAGGGCTCGAAATGCTCGCGGCGAACCCCGCGGCCACGATTCCCCTTGCGATCGCACTTATTGCGGTAAGCGCCGTGGTCGCGATCCGCGGGATCGAGCTTGCCGCCTGGGTCCAGTACGCCCTCATCGGCCTTCAGATAGTAGCCATCGGCGGATTCTGCGTCGGCGCCTTCCTGGCGATCGGACGCGGCACCGCACCCGCAAGCGCCGAGCCGGTCAGCCTGGACTGGTTCAACCCATTTGCCACGGACCCCTCGGGCCTTGTCGCCGGGGTCATTCTTGCGCTGTTCATCTACTGGGGATGGGACGCGTTGATCGCCGTCAACGAGGAAACCACCCATCGTTCCCGCACGCCGGGCCGCGCGGCCATCGTCTCGACGGTGATCCTGTTGGTCCTCTACGTCTCGGCCTCCGTCGCCGCACTCGGATTCGGCGGCGTCGACCTGCTCACCTCGGACGAGGCGATTGGCGATGTCCTCTCGGTGATCGGTCCACTGGCGACGGGCGAATTCTTTGGCCGCATCATCACGCTTGCGATCGGCATGTCTGCCCTGTCCGCACTCTTTACGGTGGCCGTCGCCTCTCCGCGTTCCTGGCTGAGCATGGCAACCTACCGGGCACTTCCGAAATCCATCGGTACCGTGGACCCCAAGAGCCGCACGCCGAGGACCGCGACCCTCTGGTGGGCGGGGCTGAGCATCCTCACCATCATCGTGCTTTCCCTGATCTCCCAGGACTTCGTCGGTCTCGCCATCCTGTCAATCGGTTTGCAGGTGGCCGTCTACTACGCAGCCACGGCGGTCGCGGCCATCATCTACTTCGCACCCCGGATGCGAGACCCGAAAACCCTGATCCTGGCCGGCGTCCTGCCCGGACTCGGGGCATTGATGATGGCCATCGCGTTCGTTGTCAGCGCCATCGACATGGCCCGCCCCGAGTACGCCGACGTTTCCTGGCTCGGCATCGGAGCCGTCTTCTGGATCGGCATCGGGGCACTGGTCCTTGGCCTGATTGTCACCCTTGCGGTACGTCCGCTCTGTCCCGAATTTTTCAATCGCTCCACGATCCCCGTGGGCAATGCAAACAGCACCGACTTCCATGTAATGGACCCCACCGAAGAAATGAGCCACTGA
- a CDS encoding class I SAM-dependent methyltransferase: MSQDTNYDTFAEAYSTENETSLINAFYERPAMLKLAGDVRNRRILDAGCGSGPLAEALVGRGATVTGFDSSQEMINLARKRLGEEAELLVADLGRPLPFPDDTFDDVVASLVFHYLEDWVEPLTEIRRVLRPGGRIIMSVNHPIIYPWTNPGTDYFKPAKYSDEHTFNGQPGTLTYWHRPLHAMTDAFAQAGFQIEAVSEPPYSTDAPAEIIPPQFKDRTSFLSFIFFVLRAQ, encoded by the coding sequence ATGTCGCAGGACACCAATTACGACACCTTTGCCGAGGCCTACTCGACCGAAAACGAAACCAGCCTGATTAACGCATTCTACGAACGACCGGCGATGCTGAAACTCGCCGGAGACGTCCGAAATCGCCGGATTCTTGACGCCGGTTGCGGCTCCGGACCGCTGGCGGAAGCGCTTGTCGGTCGCGGCGCCACCGTGACGGGATTCGACTCCAGCCAAGAGATGATCAACCTGGCCCGGAAAAGACTGGGCGAGGAGGCCGAACTGCTCGTGGCCGACCTCGGCCGGCCCCTCCCGTTCCCCGATGACACGTTCGACGATGTCGTTGCCTCATTGGTCTTCCACTACCTGGAAGACTGGGTGGAACCACTGACGGAGATCCGGCGCGTCCTGCGGCCGGGAGGCAGAATCATCATGTCCGTGAACCATCCGATCATCTACCCCTGGACAAACCCCGGCACGGACTACTTCAAGCCCGCGAAGTACTCGGACGAACACACCTTCAATGGCCAACCGGGCACCCTGACGTATTGGCACCGGCCATTGCACGCCATGACGGATGCGTTTGCCCAGGCGGGATTCCAGATCGAGGCAGTCAGCGAACCACCGTACTCGACCGATGCGCCCGCGGAAATCATCCCGCCACAATTCAAGGACCGGACATCGTTCCTGAGCTTTATTTTCTTCGTGCTGCGCGCACAATGA
- a CDS encoding VOC family protein, with protein sequence MNQRTYPQGVPCWIDTEQPDVEAAAEFYGGLFGWTFENAMPPEAPGRYLIAKLDGQDVGGMAGTLKGAAAWNTYIAVDDADASAQRLVSAGATMQSAPADAGEGGRGSVLADPAGAEFRIWQARRRLGSQVANVPGAWNFSDLHTSDPSEAMAFYDDAFGWQVDDLGFGLLIRRPGYGDHLEATTDPGIRARQAGVATPSGFEDAIAWIADADPNEPPHWHVSFTVADRDQTAADAERLGARVLSQSDTYWTRTALIRDPQGAEFTASQFTPPSG encoded by the coding sequence GTGAACCAACGGACCTACCCACAGGGCGTACCGTGTTGGATCGACACCGAACAGCCCGACGTCGAGGCGGCCGCTGAGTTCTACGGTGGACTCTTCGGCTGGACGTTCGAGAACGCCATGCCGCCGGAAGCGCCGGGCCGCTACCTGATAGCCAAGCTCGACGGCCAGGACGTCGGCGGGATGGCCGGCACCCTGAAAGGTGCCGCGGCCTGGAACACCTACATTGCCGTTGACGACGCCGATGCCTCCGCACAGCGACTGGTCTCTGCCGGCGCCACGATGCAATCGGCTCCCGCAGATGCGGGAGAGGGCGGCCGCGGCTCGGTGCTGGCCGATCCGGCGGGCGCCGAGTTCCGCATCTGGCAGGCGAGGCGGCGTCTGGGCTCACAGGTGGCCAACGTGCCCGGGGCCTGGAACTTCAGCGACCTCCACACCTCCGACCCCAGCGAGGCGATGGCGTTCTATGACGACGCGTTCGGCTGGCAGGTCGATGACCTCGGCTTCGGGCTGCTCATCCGCAGGCCCGGCTATGGCGACCATCTTGAGGCGACAACCGATCCCGGCATCAGGGCGCGGCAAGCCGGGGTGGCCACCCCATCCGGCTTCGAGGATGCGATCGCCTGGATTGCGGACGCAGACCCCAACGAACCGCCGCACTGGCATGTCTCGTTCACCGTGGCAGACCGGGACCAGACGGCGGCTGACGCCGAGCGGCTCGGCGCCCGCGTCCTAAGCCAGAGCGACACCTATTGGACGCGCACGGCACTGATCCGCGATCCCCAGGGAGCGGAGTTCACCGCCAGCCAGTTCACGCCCCCATCCGGCTGA
- a CDS encoding TetR/AcrR family transcriptional regulator — translation MGRPNRQTERRAEILAAAKSVAVRDGAAGTTLRAIAAQAGMEPPAVLYYFGGLAEIFRELVFASSDAFIERIEAAVDRAETPEARLRAAIVAGTTGGLDSNDSRILYEFWPTGLRDAGMNDADRVLDQREVAIYGHIIRDGTASGAFRPVLDADALAWTLVALEDGLVMEILTGAKAPQEVISLICSVAEHLVGAKLEHGEHGHIRSARTHQENTAAAGEAPRP, via the coding sequence ATGGGACGCCCCAATCGACAGACCGAACGCCGCGCCGAGATCCTCGCCGCGGCCAAGAGCGTTGCGGTGCGTGACGGTGCCGCAGGCACGACCCTGCGGGCGATCGCTGCGCAGGCGGGGATGGAACCGCCTGCCGTGCTCTACTACTTCGGCGGACTTGCCGAGATCTTCCGCGAACTCGTCTTTGCGTCGTCAGACGCCTTTATCGAGCGCATCGAAGCAGCGGTCGACCGGGCCGAAACCCCCGAGGCACGCTTGCGGGCGGCCATCGTGGCCGGCACGACGGGCGGCCTGGATAGCAACGACTCCCGCATCCTGTACGAATTCTGGCCCACCGGGCTGCGTGATGCCGGCATGAATGACGCAGACCGCGTACTCGACCAGCGCGAAGTGGCGATCTACGGGCACATCATCCGAGACGGGACCGCTTCAGGCGCATTTCGGCCAGTGCTCGACGCCGATGCACTTGCGTGGACCCTGGTGGCCCTGGAGGACGGGCTCGTGATGGAGATCCTGACCGGTGCCAAGGCGCCCCAGGAAGTCATCAGCCTGATCTGCAGCGTCGCAGAACACCTTGTCGGAGCCAAGCTCGAGCATGGGGAGCATGGCCACATCCGTTCGGCACGGACCCACCAAGAAAATACTGCAGCGGCCGGGGAAGCCCCGCGGCCCTAG
- a CDS encoding carbon-nitrogen hydrolase family protein — protein MPILNIAAIQTSPVPGDIDATFERFEAQVRTVTAMRPHLDLVVVPELLLAAPKAMLEPDPDFDERAATTVPGPLADRLSDLARELKIWLIPGSLVERSGKHLYNTAIAINPDGEIVARYRKIFPWRPYETLEPGSEFTTFDIPGVARIGLAICYDGSFPEVARQLAWLGADVIIQPTLTTTRDREMELVMARANAFTNQVFVVNLNASDPAGVGDSVLVDPEGTIMQRAGAGEETLFGVLDIDRVAIVRKYGTHGINRPWEELESKCNSLAFPMYNGARMLPPVFRTDPADQVPHSPAEAAVRVYG, from the coding sequence ATGCCCATCCTTAACATCGCCGCCATCCAGACCAGCCCGGTGCCCGGGGACATTGATGCCACCTTCGAACGGTTCGAGGCGCAGGTGCGCACCGTTACCGCGATGCGTCCCCACCTTGATCTGGTGGTTGTTCCCGAACTGCTTCTTGCCGCCCCGAAAGCGATGCTTGAACCCGACCCCGATTTCGATGAACGCGCGGCGACCACGGTGCCGGGGCCGCTCGCGGATCGGCTTTCCGATTTGGCGCGGGAGCTCAAGATCTGGCTCATCCCCGGTTCGCTGGTTGAACGCTCGGGGAAGCACCTCTACAACACCGCCATCGCGATCAACCCCGACGGCGAAATCGTTGCCCGATACCGAAAGATCTTCCCCTGGCGCCCGTATGAGACCCTCGAGCCCGGCAGTGAGTTCACGACCTTCGATATCCCGGGTGTCGCACGTATTGGTCTGGCGATTTGCTACGACGGCAGTTTTCCCGAAGTGGCCCGGCAGCTCGCCTGGCTCGGTGCGGACGTGATCATCCAGCCGACCCTCACCACCACCCGCGACAGGGAAATGGAACTTGTCATGGCCAGAGCCAACGCGTTTACCAACCAGGTCTTTGTCGTCAACCTCAACGCGTCCGATCCGGCGGGCGTCGGCGACAGCGTGCTCGTCGACCCCGAAGGCACGATCATGCAGCGAGCCGGGGCCGGTGAGGAAACCCTTTTCGGGGTTCTCGACATCGACAGGGTTGCCATTGTCCGCAAGTACGGAACCCACGGCATCAACCGGCCATGGGAGGAGCTGGAAAGCAAGTGCAACAGCCTCGCCTTCCCGATGTACAACGGTGCACGGATGCTCCCTCCGGTGTTCCGCACCGATCCGGCGGACCAAGTCCCGCACTCGCCTGCGGAAGCGGCCGTTCGGGTGTATGGGTAG
- a CDS encoding FAD-dependent oxidoreductase codes for MDAKQLQTDVLVIGAGPTGLMAAAWLHKFGIDAQIIDAKSGPTRESRALALQARSMEIYRQLGLVDEVLRRAVPTGELRPGIGARSFKSIKLNRLGYSQTRYAGLTMLEQSANEEILADSLKDAGHEVLWNHGFDSLQETGERVEVRCTGPEGPLAISARYVIAADGASSEVREAMGIRFEGATADQVFYVLDANGVTGMGSGINLRFAEENFMLGFPMGTDAQGGERRRLLGIVSEPETAATDVIEVDEKQARTELRREFGVLYTDAQWFSKYRVHHRVAETFARGRVFLAGDAAHIHSPVGAQGMNTGLQDVHNLVCKINDVLSGGMPEHYLQRYEAERRPVALRLVKTTDRVFSAVTSSSWFARTLRIRMLPLIWPVAIRVIGRIPTGRRFFGYLSQIRIHYWITEHARDRAALARGFAKTRRRGKVMGRRLPWVPFRTGDYPDNFEVLNDASWQIHGYGSSASARANALATELGVDCHIFPAAPKHLLPEGSVVLVRPDMFVAHFEQVPE; via the coding sequence ATGGATGCCAAGCAACTGCAGACGGACGTGTTGGTCATCGGCGCAGGTCCCACGGGGCTTATGGCCGCGGCGTGGCTGCACAAGTTCGGGATCGACGCACAGATCATCGACGCGAAGTCGGGGCCAACCCGGGAGTCTCGTGCCTTGGCGCTCCAGGCGAGAAGCATGGAAATCTATCGCCAGCTCGGGCTCGTCGACGAAGTCCTGCGCCGGGCCGTCCCCACCGGGGAACTGCGTCCCGGCATCGGGGCCCGCAGCTTCAAGAGCATCAAGCTCAACCGGTTGGGGTACTCCCAAACACGATATGCGGGCCTGACCATGCTGGAGCAGAGCGCCAACGAGGAAATCCTGGCCGACTCGCTCAAGGACGCCGGGCACGAGGTGCTGTGGAACCACGGGTTCGACTCGCTGCAGGAGACCGGCGAGCGCGTCGAGGTTCGGTGCACAGGCCCCGAGGGACCGCTGGCGATATCCGCGCGCTACGTAATTGCCGCCGACGGCGCTTCCTCCGAGGTTCGCGAGGCGATGGGCATCCGCTTTGAGGGCGCAACGGCGGACCAGGTGTTCTATGTGCTTGATGCCAACGGCGTGACGGGCATGGGATCGGGCATCAATCTGCGCTTCGCCGAGGAAAACTTCATGCTCGGCTTCCCCATGGGCACCGATGCGCAGGGCGGGGAGCGCCGCCGGCTGTTGGGCATCGTGAGCGAACCGGAAACGGCGGCGACCGATGTCATCGAGGTGGATGAAAAGCAGGCCCGCACCGAGCTGCGTCGGGAGTTCGGCGTCCTCTACACCGACGCCCAGTGGTTCTCCAAGTACCGGGTGCACCACCGCGTCGCCGAAACCTTTGCACGCGGTCGGGTCTTCCTGGCCGGCGATGCCGCGCATATCCACTCCCCCGTCGGCGCGCAGGGCATGAACACCGGCCTTCAGGATGTCCACAACCTGGTGTGCAAAATCAACGACGTGCTCTCCGGCGGGATGCCCGAGCACTACCTGCAACGCTATGAGGCCGAACGTCGGCCCGTGGCCCTTCGCTTGGTCAAGACCACCGACCGGGTCTTCAGTGCCGTGACCTCCAGCTCGTGGTTCGCCCGCACCCTGCGGATCCGGATGCTCCCGTTGATCTGGCCGGTGGCCATCAGGGTGATCGGCCGCATTCCGACCGGACGCCGCTTCTTTGGCTACCTGTCCCAGATCCGCATCCACTATTGGATCACCGAACATGCCCGGGACCGTGCGGCCCTGGCACGCGGTTTTGCCAAGACCAGGCGGCGCGGGAAAGTCATGGGTCGGCGCCTGCCGTGGGTTCCCTTCCGGACCGGCGATTACCCGGACAACTTCGAGGTGCTCAACGACGCCAGCTGGCAGATCCACGGTTACGGGTCCAGCGCCTCGGCGCGGGCGAACGCGCTTGCCACGGAGCTCGGCGTTGACTGCCACATCTTCCCGGCGGCGCCCAAGCATTTGTTGCCCGAGGGGTCGGTCGTCCTGGTGCGGCCGGACATGTTCGTGGCCCATTTTGAGCAAGTTCCCGAGTGA
- a CDS encoding glycoside hydrolase family 3 protein: MGNTKSSGLHVTGRLVLTGTLALALVVGMAPMSQAQVDGGLANSAILDATPASVLPTAVAAATPTPKQALAKLTLDQRVGQVLMMGVPATGASKSDLATLTKYKVGNVFLKGRSSSGVKSTKAIVAKINATVGSSSTGGQKRFVATDQEGGNVQVLKGAGFSAMPTALRQGTWSTTALRSNATTWAKQLKAAGINVNLAPVADTVPGAAFAPYNSPIGYWHREFGYTSGHVANDVAAFAQGMRAGGVAPVAKHFPGLGRVTRNTDTSSNVKDTTTTRTSAYIKPFAKAIAGGTRWVMVSNAYYTKIDAGHVGPFSSTIMKSMLRKDLGFTGIVISDDMCTAKQLSPWSYATRAKNFFNAGGTMMLCVNAAAVPSIHKALVAEAKASPAFRAKIDAAALEVSETRAGK; the protein is encoded by the coding sequence ATGGGCAACACAAAATCATCAGGTCTCCACGTCACCGGGCGATTGGTGCTGACGGGGACGCTCGCCCTCGCACTGGTCGTGGGCATGGCTCCGATGTCGCAGGCACAGGTCGACGGGGGCCTTGCAAACAGTGCGATCTTGGACGCCACACCCGCATCGGTGCTGCCGACCGCCGTCGCCGCGGCGACGCCCACCCCCAAGCAGGCGCTGGCCAAGCTGACGCTGGACCAACGCGTGGGGCAGGTCCTGATGATGGGCGTTCCTGCCACCGGCGCCAGCAAGTCGGATCTTGCGACCCTGACCAAATACAAGGTCGGCAACGTGTTCCTCAAGGGCCGCAGCTCTTCGGGGGTCAAGTCGACCAAGGCGATCGTGGCTAAAATCAACGCGACCGTGGGCAGCTCGAGCACCGGCGGACAGAAGCGCTTCGTCGCCACCGACCAGGAGGGCGGAAACGTCCAGGTGCTCAAGGGGGCCGGCTTCTCCGCCATGCCCACCGCGTTGCGCCAGGGCACGTGGTCGACCACTGCCCTTCGTTCGAACGCGACGACCTGGGCCAAGCAACTGAAAGCGGCGGGCATCAACGTCAACCTGGCCCCGGTCGCAGACACCGTCCCCGGCGCGGCATTCGCCCCCTACAACTCTCCGATCGGCTACTGGCACCGCGAATTCGGCTACACCTCGGGACACGTGGCCAACGATGTTGCGGCATTCGCGCAAGGGATGCGCGCCGGGGGTGTCGCCCCGGTGGCCAAGCACTTTCCGGGGCTGGGCAGGGTCACCAGGAACACCGACACTTCCTCGAACGTCAAGGACACGACCACCACCCGGACCAGCGCCTACATCAAGCCTTTTGCCAAGGCCATTGCCGGCGGCACGCGGTGGGTCATGGTCTCCAACGCCTACTACACCAAGATCGACGCGGGGCACGTCGGGCCGTTTTCATCGACCATCATGAAGAGCATGCTGCGCAAGGACCTGGGATTCACGGGCATCGTCATCTCGGATGACATGTGCACGGCCAAGCAGCTCTCGCCCTGGAGCTACGCGACGAGGGCGAAGAACTTCTTCAATGCGGGCGGGACCATGATGCTGTGCGTCAACGCCGCCGCCGTCCCCTCGATCCACAAGGCGCTGGTGGCGGAGGCGAAGGCCAGTCCCGCGTTCCGGGCCAAGATCGACGCCGCGGCGCTGGAGGTGTCGGAGACCCGGGCCGGGAAGTAG
- a CDS encoding VWA domain-containing protein, which yields MTNKDTALLIFLLDRSGSMHDIKADIEGGLNAYVAQQLAEAGTAMASLYQFDDRFEATYRNVPLAEVPRFELEPRGTTALFDGIGKTITDVRLQIAKMPPEMRPGIVHLNIATDGLENASTKYTRQAIRDMVQTQEEVDKWIISYMGCDQNAVEVGASLGIAPERSLTYTRETAVEAMDTYSQLTTSVRGASLRGADWDEVLAEGIFTERQRKNTGK from the coding sequence ATGACCAACAAAGACACCGCACTGCTCATCTTCCTGCTTGACCGTTCCGGCTCCATGCACGACATCAAGGCAGACATCGAGGGCGGCCTGAACGCCTACGTCGCCCAGCAACTGGCCGAAGCGGGCACGGCGATGGCATCCCTCTACCAATTCGACGACCGGTTCGAAGCCACGTACCGAAACGTGCCCTTGGCCGAGGTTCCCCGCTTCGAGCTCGAACCACGCGGAACCACTGCATTGTTTGACGGGATCGGCAAGACCATCACGGATGTCCGCCTGCAGATCGCCAAAATGCCCCCAGAGATGCGCCCGGGCATCGTGCACCTGAACATCGCCACCGACGGGTTGGAGAACGCGTCCACCAAATACACTCGCCAGGCCATCCGCGACATGGTCCAAACCCAGGAGGAGGTCGACAAGTGGATCATCTCCTACATGGGCTGCGACCAGAACGCCGTCGAGGTCGGCGCCAGCCTGGGCATCGCCCCCGAGCGTTCGCTGACCTATACACGGGAAACCGCGGTGGAGGCCATGGATACCTACAGCCAGTTGACCACGTCGGTCCGCGGCGCCAGCCTGCGAGGGGCCGACTGGGACGAGGTCCTCGCCGAGGGCATCTTCACCGAGCGCCAGCGCAAGAACACGGGCAAATGA
- a CDS encoding AarF/UbiB family protein codes for MTARTDKARGISDVLAGLDDAGVRTLIDAAEPVGVGIGGTTKTARIGETTVFVKQLPLTSIEEADPTATSSRVRLPFVCHYGIGSPTHGAGRELAAHRATSEWVQAGAADFFPLLLGWRVVDLKCNTDLSEFEGDVPQRQWGTHWPQVKRKLTAMQDASKSVVLFLEYVPETLGAWVRRSLSAGTGPVVFADVVEQIIEATAWMKRQGFQHFDVHPGNILVREGRLLFTDFGLALYREFDLTPEEKASMVTHEGYDRDSALMHLFHWVLFELGYTSGPQRLALLRAAAADPATPALDPVRVALGGGADLIAQHASVAVYMTEMFGVLMQDASATRYNGTHDGNTQR; via the coding sequence ATGACGGCACGCACAGACAAAGCCCGAGGTATCTCCGATGTGCTCGCCGGGCTCGATGATGCCGGCGTGCGGACCCTCATCGATGCTGCCGAGCCGGTTGGCGTAGGCATCGGGGGAACAACCAAGACAGCCCGTATCGGTGAAACGACTGTCTTCGTGAAACAGCTCCCACTGACCAGCATTGAAGAGGCGGATCCAACCGCCACGTCTAGTCGAGTCCGGCTCCCCTTTGTCTGCCACTACGGGATAGGAAGCCCTACCCACGGAGCCGGGCGAGAATTGGCAGCACATCGGGCGACCTCCGAGTGGGTGCAGGCAGGAGCGGCGGATTTCTTCCCGCTTTTGCTCGGGTGGCGGGTCGTTGATCTGAAGTGCAATACGGACCTGAGTGAATTTGAGGGCGATGTTCCCCAACGCCAGTGGGGGACGCATTGGCCTCAGGTCAAGAGGAAACTCACCGCGATGCAGGACGCATCCAAGAGCGTGGTGCTTTTTCTTGAGTACGTGCCCGAGACGCTGGGTGCTTGGGTGCGCAGGAGCTTATCCGCCGGCACCGGGCCGGTTGTCTTCGCCGATGTGGTCGAGCAGATCATCGAAGCCACAGCATGGATGAAGAGACAAGGGTTCCAGCACTTCGATGTGCATCCGGGAAACATCCTCGTACGTGAGGGCAGGCTGCTCTTCACGGACTTCGGCCTGGCACTTTACCGCGAGTTCGACCTCACCCCGGAGGAAAAAGCCTCCATGGTCACGCATGAAGGCTACGACCGTGACAGCGCCCTGATGCACCTGTTCCACTGGGTGCTGTTCGAACTCGGCTACACCTCCGGACCGCAGCGCCTGGCACTGTTGCGTGCCGCCGCCGCCGACCCTGCTACGCCAGCACTGGATCCGGTGCGCGTGGCACTCGGCGGGGGTGCCGACCTGATTGCCCAACATGCGAGTGTCGCTGTCTACATGACCGAGATGTTCGGTGTCCTCATGCAGGATGCGTCCGCCACGCGGTACAACGGCACCCACGACGGGAACACTCAGCGATAG
- a CDS encoding cryptochrome/photolyase family protein, whose protein sequence is MNLNATNLVWFRDDLRVADHPALDTAMAAGTTIAVYILDERSPGIRPLGRAARWWLHHALDDLRASLGRLGVPLVLRRGAAANILPELLSASGARSIYWNRRYGGPERAVDTHVKELVNASGGTALSFSGTLLQEPWVPLTQDRKPFKVFTPFFNALLRLPMRPALVEPPRQEPTGLLSVHSDELADWDLLPSAPDWSPGLASAWAPGEGPARERLEVVLAEIAANYGDTRDRPDMDGTSRLSPALRWGHLSPVQVWESLSALIHEHPPAAEGARAMMRQLAWRDFCWNLLYHHPDMATENLRTEFDAFEWAWPSGGVPRGSHEAQVNEAFEAWCRGETGFGLVDAGMKQLWETGWMHNRVRMVAASLLVKNLGIHWRVGEQWFWDTLVDADAASNPANWQWVAGCGADASPYFRIFNPELQAKKFDPRGSYVARFAPVAVSAPIVELKESRARALDAYARMKDH, encoded by the coding sequence GTGAATTTGAATGCGACGAACCTGGTGTGGTTCCGCGATGACCTGCGGGTTGCGGACCATCCTGCGTTGGATACTGCAATGGCAGCCGGGACAACCATTGCCGTGTACATCCTCGACGAAAGGTCACCGGGCATCCGCCCGCTTGGCCGCGCGGCCCGTTGGTGGCTGCACCATGCCCTGGATGACCTTCGGGCGAGTCTGGGCAGGCTCGGTGTCCCGTTGGTCCTGCGTCGCGGTGCGGCGGCGAACATCCTGCCGGAGCTCCTCTCGGCCAGCGGCGCGCGATCCATCTATTGGAATCGTCGGTACGGCGGCCCCGAACGCGCGGTGGATACCCATGTCAAGGAACTCGTGAACGCCTCGGGAGGCACTGCACTGAGCTTTTCGGGCACGTTGCTGCAGGAACCATGGGTTCCATTGACCCAGGACCGCAAGCCGTTCAAGGTTTTCACGCCGTTTTTCAATGCGTTGCTTCGGTTGCCGATGCGCCCCGCGTTGGTCGAACCCCCGCGGCAAGAACCGACCGGGCTCCTTTCAGTGCACAGTGACGAGTTGGCCGACTGGGATTTGCTGCCTTCCGCCCCGGACTGGTCGCCCGGACTGGCCTCGGCGTGGGCACCCGGAGAAGGGCCCGCCCGCGAGCGGCTGGAGGTGGTGCTTGCGGAGATTGCCGCCAACTATGGCGACACCCGCGACCGGCCGGACATGGACGGCACGTCGCGGCTCTCGCCGGCCCTGCGCTGGGGCCACCTGAGCCCGGTCCAGGTGTGGGAATCCCTCAGCGCGCTCATCCATGAACATCCACCGGCCGCCGAAGGTGCGCGTGCCATGATGCGCCAGCTGGCCTGGCGCGACTTCTGCTGGAACCTGCTCTACCACCACCCGGACATGGCCACCGAAAACCTGCGCACGGAATTCGATGCCTTCGAGTGGGCGTGGCCATCCGGCGGGGTCCCCCGAGGCTCCCATGAGGCACAGGTCAACGAAGCTTTCGAGGCATGGTGCCGCGGCGAAACGGGATTCGGGCTGGTGGATGCGGGCATGAAACAACTCTGGGAAACCGGGTGGATGCACAACCGGGTGCGCATGGTCGCCGCCAGCCTGCTGGTGAAAAACCTCGGCATCCACTGGCGGGTCGGCGAGCAATGGTTCTGGGACACGCTCGTGGATGCCGATGCCGCCTCCAATCCCGCCAACTGGCAGTGGGTCGCCGGCTGCGGCGCCGACGCGTCGCCCTATTTCAGGATTTTCAACCCCGAGCTGCAGGCCAAGAAATTCGACCCACGGGGATCCTACGTTGCCCGTTTTGCGCCGGTGGCGGTCTCCGCACCGATCGTGGAGCTGAAGGAATCGCGGGCGCGGGCGCTGGATGCCTATGCCCGGATGAAGGATCACTAA